From the genome of Gavia stellata isolate bGavSte3 chromosome 3, bGavSte3.hap2, whole genome shotgun sequence, one region includes:
- the MC2R gene encoding adrenocorticotropic hormone receptor, with amino-acid sequence MSTERPSNLIKHPGQTSIPSLENISDYSLNITDCTQVVVPEEVFFTVAAAGILENLLVLIAVVRNKNLHLPMYFFICSLAISDMLGSLYKTLENIFIILCKMGYLTRRGDFEKKLDDAMDSMFILSLLGSIFSLLAIAADRYITIFYALRYHNIMTLRRALVILAIIWTFCAGSSIAIALFSYEAATVIPFTILFPLMMVFILCLYVHMFLLARSHAKRIASLPTSTVHQRTNMKGAITLTIFLGVFLCCWAPFVLHILLARFCPHNPYCACYMSIFHVNGTLIMCNAIIDPMIFAFRSPELRSTFKKMFCCARSNWNW; translated from the coding sequence ATGAGCACTGAGAGACCTTCCAACCTAATCAAACACCCAGGGCAGACAAGCATTCCTTCCCTTGAAAATATAAGTGATTACTCCTTAAATATCACTGACTGCACCCAGGTCGTGGTGCCAGAGGAAgtttttttcactgttgctgctgctggaatACTGGAAAATCTACTTGTCCTTATTGCTGTCGTTAGAAATAAGAATTTGCACTTGCCCATGTACTTCTTCATTTGCAGTTTAGCCATTTCAGACATGTTAGGTAGCTTGTACAAAACCCTGGAGAACATTTTTATCATCTTGTGCAAAATGGGGTACCTGACACGTCGCGGGGACTTTGAGAAAAAGTTGGATGATGCCATGGATTCCATGTTCATTCTGTCTTTACTGGGGTCAATTTTCAGCTTGTTAGCTATTGCAGCAGACAGATACATCACTATCTTCTACGCTTTGCGGTACCATAATATCATGACACTAAGAAGGGCCTTGGTTATCTTGGCAATCATTTGGACGTTCTGTGCTGGCAGTAGCATTGCCATTGCCCTCTTCTCCTATGAAGCAGCAACAGTCATTCCATTCACCATCCTGTTCCCTTTAATGATGGTTTTTATACTGTGCCTCTATGTCCATATGTTCCTCCTGGCTCGATCTCATGCTAAAAGAATCGCCTCACTGCCAACCAGCACAGTCCATCAGAGAACTAACATGAAAGGAGCCATTACACTGACTATTTTCCTTGGagttttcctttgttgttgGGCCCCCTTTGTTCTTCACATTCTCTTAGCAAGGTTTTGCCCACATAACCCTTACTGTGCCTGCTACATGTCCATTTTCCATGTGAATGGAACACTCATAATGTGCAATGCAATCATCGACCCCATGATTTTTGCATTCCGAAGCCCAGAATTGCGGAGTACATTTAAGAAGATGTTCTGCTGTGCCAGGTCAAACTGGAACTGGTAA